A genomic window from Megalobrama amblycephala isolate DHTTF-2021 linkage group LG2, ASM1881202v1, whole genome shotgun sequence includes:
- the LOC125263522 gene encoding three-finger toxin MicTx3-like translates to MDLRVSVVLLFIFLTGGYSLKCYTCVPDSWGYCETTVETCPYGHTTCATVKQSVGFTITKMCTFVCLPGSQHQPNKGTVSIQCCDTDLCNAADGVFKGSFLLLFSPLLFYFLFQ, encoded by the exons ATGGATCTGCGAGTCTCTGTGGTtcttcttttcatttttctcaCTGGAG GATATTCTCTCAAGTGTTACACGTGTGTGCCTGATTCATGGGGTTACTGTGAAACAACAGTGGAGACATGTCCATATGGACATACCACATGTGCAACAGTGAAACAATCAGTTG GTTTCACCATCACAAAAATGTGTACCTTTGTTTGTTTACCTGGGTCCCAACATCAACCTAATAAAGGGACAGTGTCTATCCAGTGCTGTGACACTGACCTTTGCAATGCAGCAG ATGGAGTGTTTAAGGGAAGCTTCCTCCTGCTCTTCTCTCCTCTGCTCTTctacttcctgtttcagtga